One genomic segment of Deltaproteobacteria bacterium includes these proteins:
- a CDS encoding tetratricopeptide repeat protein, whose amino-acid sequence MFLKRLNFTFFITLCLCLLSSVSKADQPSIESQKYPVITATTQTSTTVHSFSDSINSIWEQRITSTDYASIVKRINKIKLDNGFTNLYPYSLALIYESNEKASMKLVDYAALLSPSMPEPYLLLSYHILTSRHPEYANALMYLMKGIKLFFADPYNLMRFISNRLINITFAIFFTSIIFSLLLLFRYYPQIHKTVRSILPGIVPNYAIVVFAIIIGLIPLLFGLGPIWLIILWLFMTLIYQKPAERILSIGFIAFLAMFTYITLIGVATILEPVEQPLTSIMDIYYGTSLKSDIYKLKSYADSHPDDLYSNLYTGLYLKKTGDYGSAFTYYKRLINDGYENSPLLLINMGNLEYAMGNKEIAEQDYKDAIKIDPASFEAHYNLGQLYLANANIKGSNELDKAKILNPSLFGYFASIYDKSNVNRIFIDAMPSANSLAYRMFKDTLNNKTAISLTSLIISKFITFPGASGLPSLGIWLLIVYLLLILLSKYMDRPLRCRSCGKLYNAFNRNDEYRKLICNDCLNYHVKKDLKNDKKKLEIIQRIVKWKKLLKEIDMSASILIPGAGYILRGLTLRGVLILFVFSYLLIEYITSFGLISNIFPVNIPFIVMLKTITLIAVILLYLLNLLFSYYGEAKWF is encoded by the coding sequence ATGTTTTTAAAAAGGCTTAATTTTACATTTTTCATTACGTTATGCTTGTGCCTTTTGTCCTCCGTTTCAAAAGCAGATCAACCATCTATTGAATCACAAAAATATCCTGTAATTACAGCCACCACCCAAACTTCCACAACCGTGCATAGCTTCTCAGATTCTATTAACAGTATCTGGGAACAAAGAATTACTTCAACGGATTATGCGTCAATCGTTAAACGTATTAATAAGATAAAACTCGATAACGGGTTTACCAATCTTTATCCATACAGCCTTGCGCTTATTTATGAATCAAATGAAAAGGCATCAATGAAATTAGTGGACTACGCAGCATTGTTATCACCGTCTATGCCGGAGCCGTACTTGTTGTTGTCATACCATATTTTAACATCCAGACATCCGGAGTACGCCAATGCGTTAATGTATTTAATGAAAGGCATTAAGCTCTTTTTTGCCGATCCTTACAATCTTATGAGATTTATATCAAACAGGCTCATCAATATTACCTTCGCTATATTTTTTACATCCATTATTTTTAGCCTATTACTGTTGTTCAGGTATTATCCTCAAATACATAAAACCGTAAGAAGTATATTGCCCGGCATTGTTCCCAATTATGCCATAGTTGTCTTTGCCATAATAATAGGGCTGATACCATTATTATTCGGTTTGGGGCCTATATGGCTAATAATTTTATGGCTTTTTATGACACTCATTTATCAGAAACCTGCCGAACGTATTTTAAGCATTGGCTTTATAGCATTTCTTGCCATGTTTACCTATATCACGCTTATCGGAGTTGCTACTATTCTGGAACCCGTGGAACAGCCTTTGACAAGCATAATGGACATTTATTATGGGACATCTTTAAAAAGCGATATATACAAATTAAAATCTTATGCAGACAGTCATCCGGATGATCTATACAGTAACTTATACACAGGACTTTATCTTAAGAAGACAGGGGATTACGGCAGCGCCTTTACCTATTATAAAAGGCTTATAAACGATGGATATGAGAACTCACCTCTCCTGCTTATTAATATGGGCAATCTTGAATATGCAATGGGGAATAAGGAAATTGCAGAACAGGATTATAAAGATGCAATCAAAATTGATCCAGCTTCTTTTGAAGCACACTATAATCTGGGGCAGCTCTATCTGGCAAACGCAAATATTAAAGGAAGCAACGAACTTGATAAAGCAAAAATCCTTAATCCTTCATTGTTCGGTTACTTCGCATCTATCTATGATAAATCTAATGTAAATAGAATTTTTATAGATGCAATGCCATCAGCAAATAGTCTTGCATATCGGATGTTCAAAGACACATTAAACAATAAAACCGCCATATCTTTAACCTCATTAATTATAAGCAAGTTCATAACCTTTCCAGGCGCATCAGGGCTTCCATCTCTCGGTATATGGCTTTTGATTGTATACCTGCTTTTGATATTGTTATCTAAATATATGGATAGACCCTTAAGGTGCAGATCATGCGGCAAACTGTATAACGCGTTTAACAGGAATGACGAGTATAGGAAACTCATATGCAATGATTGTTTAAACTACCATGTAAAAAAAGACCTGAAGAATGATAAGAAAAAACTTGAGATCATTCAGAGAATAGTTAAGTGGAAAAAGTTGTTAAAAGAAATAGATATGTCTGCTTCTATCCTTATCCCAGGTGCTGGATACATATTAAGAGGCTTAACTTTAAGAGGTGTACTGATCCTATTTGTTTTTAGCTATCTTTTAATAGAATACATTACGTCGTTCGGATTGATCTCCAATATATTTCCTGTAAACATACCTTTTATCGTTATGTTAAAAACAATAACGCTGATCGCTGTTATACTTTTGTATTTATTAAATCTTCTGTTTTCATATTATGGTGAGGCAAAATGGTTTTGA
- a CDS encoding cytochrome c3 family protein has translation MKKLLVLMFIALVIAGCGKSEVNNINNCKVCHTSASMLQASASSINPADFLVTSAFLNSPHNVMQCVDCHKGDSSTTSMVQAHNGIVNDPSLDPNTVCANCHAGIVQSYTTSLHYTLAGEKSYLQKISCSYYNNLNTPNKVDCQTCHASCGGCHVQRPITGGLIEGHEFTVASMQDTCNQCHTTQAQEFEGLSSNPPDVHYNLGFQCKDCHSNGIHGDGITYTTMWQVKEMPQCGMCHTDVTNGTSGITEHNIPQMGTLNCTVCHSLPYKNTYDYISMYSGNQYIGAAQFTQTDFRIGLNDITTESYIYTTVRHYPITRDTFDYFGFGLLPGFDLVPTWQNTYPHNIQLITPQNGGDSISSCTNCHNNSSLFLTRDMLDQNDSAANLNIAITHPPPAVK, from the coding sequence ATGAAAAAGCTATTAGTTCTTATGTTTATAGCTCTGGTGATTGCAGGGTGCGGCAAAAGTGAAGTAAACAACATAAATAATTGTAAAGTATGCCACACAAGTGCTTCGATGCTTCAGGCATCGGCTTCCTCCATAAATCCTGCCGATTTCCTTGTTACATCCGCTTTTTTGAATTCCCCGCATAACGTTATGCAATGCGTGGACTGTCATAAAGGAGATTCTTCTACCACTTCAATGGTTCAGGCACACAATGGTATCGTAAACGATCCATCTCTTGATCCAAATACGGTATGCGCAAATTGCCATGCAGGGATTGTCCAGAGCTATACAACCAGCTTGCATTACACCCTTGCCGGGGAGAAATCTTATTTACAGAAAATCTCCTGTTCATACTATAACAATTTAAACACTCCAAACAAAGTAGACTGTCAGACCTGCCATGCATCTTGCGGCGGTTGTCATGTGCAAAGACCAATTACCGGCGGACTGATCGAAGGACATGAATTTACAGTCGCATCAATGCAGGACACGTGTAATCAGTGCCACACAACACAAGCACAGGAATTTGAAGGTCTATCAAGCAATCCGCCCGATGTTCATTATAATCTCGGCTTTCAATGCAAGGACTGTCACAGCAACGGCATACACGGTGATGGTATAACCTATACAACAATGTGGCAGGTAAAGGAGATGCCCCAATGCGGTATGTGTCATACCGATGTTACCAATGGTACTTCGGGTATCACAGAACACAACATACCACAGATGGGAACTCTCAATTGCACCGTATGTCACTCACTACCTTATAAAAACACGTATGATTATATAAGCATGTACTCGGGAAATCAGTATATAGGTGCGGCACAGTTCACACAAACGGATTTCAGGATCGGGCTTAACGATATAACAACAGAATCCTATATCTATACAACCGTAAGGCATTACCCCATCACAAGGGATACTTTTGATTATTTCGGGTTTGGTCTTCTTCCGGGTTTTGATCTTGTGCCGACATGGCAGAATACGTATCCCCATAACATACAGCTTATTACCCCGCAAAATGGAGGTGACAGCATATCGAGCTGTACAAATTGCCACAATAACAGCAGCCTTTTCCTGACAAGGGATATGCTTGATCAAAATGATTCTGCCGCTAATCTTAATATCGCAATAACGCATCCACCGCCTGCTGTGAAATAA